The Triticum urartu cultivar G1812 chromosome 5, Tu2.1, whole genome shotgun sequence genome contains the following window.
gaattgtattaaccagaaacttagtacatgtgtgaatacatagacaaatagagtgtcactagtatgcctctacttggctagctcgttgaatcaatgatgctTATGTTTCCTAATtgtagacatgagttgtcatttgattaacgggatcacatcattagagaatgatgtgattgacttgacacatccgttagcttagcacgatgatcgtttagtttgttgatattgctttctccataacttatacatgttcctatgactatgagatcatgcaactcccgaataccggaggaacacttagtgtgctatcaaacgtcacaacgtaattgggtgactataaagatgctctacaggtgtctccaatggtgtttgttgagttggcatagatcgagattaggacttgtcactccgagtatcggagaggtatctctgggccctctcggtaacgcacatcactataagccttgcaagcaatgtgactaatgagttagttgcgggatgatgcattacgaaacgagtaaagaggcttgccagtaacgagattgaactaggtattgagataccgatgatcgaatctcgggcaagtaacataccgatgacaaagggaacaatgtatatcgttatgcggtttttaccgataaagatcttcgtagaatatgtgggagccaatatgaacatccaggttccgctattggttattgaccagatacgtgtcttggtcatgtctacatagttctcgaacctgtagggtctgcacgcttaacgttcggtgacgatcggtattatgagtttatgtattttgatgtaccgaaggtagttcggagtcccggatgtgatcacggacatgacggggagtctcgaaatggcgagacataaagattgatatattggatgactatattcggacacaggatgagttccgggggtcaccggataattGTCGGAGTGTCGGGGGGTTATCGGAAACCCCGGGgggactaatgggccaacatgggccttagtggagagagagagggccggccaaggcagGGCCACGCGCCCcgccccctctagtccgaattggactagggaaggggggcaacgcccccctttccttctcttctctccctctccttccttcccccttcctcctcctaataggactaggaaaggggagtcctactcctactaggaggaggactcctcctctcctggcgcgcctctatggccggccggcctcccccttgctcctttatatacgggggcagggggcaccctagaacacacaagttgatcattgatcacttagctgtgtgcggtgcccccctccaccataatccacctcggtcatatcgtcgtagtgcttaggcgaagccctgagacggtagcatcatcatcaccgttatcacgccgtcgtgctgacgaagctctccctcgacactcagctggatcgagagttcgtgggacgtcaccgagccgaacgtgtgcagatcgcggaggtgtcatactttcggtactaggatcgatcggatcgtgaagacgtacgactacatcaaccgcgttgtcataacgcttccgcttacggtctatgagggtacgtggacaacactcttcccctctcattgctatgaatcaccatgatagatcttgcgtgtgcgtaggattttttttgaaactacTGAGTTCCCCAACAGTATAGGCATAACTAGATCAACATTATAGATGATTGTCTCATCTTTAGCTATAATAGGTTCCTCATAATTTTCTTCAATAGGTGGATGAAATTTAAACCaattctccttagggagatcaacatgagcaacaaatgattcacaaaaggtggctactatctcagagttaAGTCCATATTTAGTACTAAACTTATGAAAAGTATCGGtttccataaaagatttaacacaataaaACTCAAGATTTATACATGGCTCTTTACCTTTGTCGatttcccaatcttcagagttgcatttaattctttctaGAAGACCCCATTTGAATTTTGTAGTCTTCTTACTAAGGGAACTAATAGAAGAATTATCAAGTATGGattgatcattatgagaaagccaagcataaaagttttgtataataatttctcttgagaactcatgattggggcatgtgTGTATCATATATTTaatcctccccaagcttgagcgatactttctccttcacgaggtcaaaatatatatatatatatatatatatatataattctgatcacgatgaaccaaatgcatgggataaaacttctgatgaaattacATTGTCAACCGGTTCCAGTCCCATGTTCTAGTATCATccaatagcctataccatgtaAATGTCTTTCCCTCCAAATATAAAGGGAATACTTTCTTCTTAATTCCATCTTCGgataaacctgcaagcttaaacaatccacatattatatatatatatatatagcaagtgcatatcaggatgtacTGTTCCATCTCATGCATAAGGATTGGCTAGCAGTTTCtctaacatacccgaaggaatctcataataaatattttagTAGGTTCAGCAGGTTGAGGGACAACTCTTATTtcttccggtcgaggtgaagataccccgaacaagcccctcacaggattattttccatagtgaTAAGTGACGATAAATTTCAACACATAATaaaaatgtttccttaccaaaggcgcttcactccccagcaacgatgccagaaaagagtctcgatgaccaacaagtataggggatcaatcgtagtccttttgataagtaagagtgttgaacccaatgagTAGCATAAgaaaatgataagcggttttcagcaaggtgttctctgcaagtactgaaagtagcagtaacagatagttttgtagcaaggtaattcgtaacaagtaacaagtagCAATAGTAATAAAGGTGcgacaaggtggcccaatcctttttatagaaAAGGACAAGTCAGAACGTTCTCTTATGTAAAGAAAGTGTTCTCAAGGACACATGGAAATTCTCGTCTAGTCACGTTCATCAGGTTTGGTTGATTcgcgttcgctactttgataatttgatatgtgggtggaccgatgctagagtgttgttcttacttgaacaagcaacCCTCTTATGATTACCCCCTCTCACAAACATCCataactatgaaagaagaattaagataaatctaaccatatcATGAAATATATGGAttcaaatcagccccttacgaaagaacacataaactagggtatAAGTTTCTATCACTCTCATAactcatcatctacttattactccccaattccttcccttaggcccaaatatggtgaagtgccatgtagtcgatgttcgcatgacaccactaaaggaagaacatcatacatatcatcaaaatattgaGCGAATACCaacttcacatgattacttataacaagacttcttccatgtccccaagaacaaaagtaactactcacaaatcatattcatgttcaagatcaTAGGTTTATTGAATATGCTTAAGGATCTGAATATATAATCTTCCAcaaaataaaccaactagcatcaactacaagatttaatcaacactattagcaactcacaggtaccaatcttagattttgggacaaagattgaatacaagagatgaattagggtttgagatgagatggtgctggtgaagatgttgatgaataTTGGTCTTTCCACAATGAGAAGATCGTTGGTAATGTCGATGGCTTCAATTCCCCCTCCCGAGGAAGTATCCCCGGCGAAATCGCTCCGCCGGaaagcaaaagtgctcctgcctaGGTTCCGCCTTGAGACGGTGACGCTTAGTCCCAAAAGTCTTACTCTCATTTTTTTTCTAGAGAAAAACCCTTCATATAGCAGAAGGAGGGGCCAGAGGCCAGCTATGGGCCCCACaaggcaccagggcgcgccttgTTGCCTTGTGAGCAGCAGGTGGCCCCCTCTAGTATTTCTTTATtatagtattttttatatattcaatAAAAATCCTTATGAAGTTTCAAGTCATTTGAAGCTCCGTAGAATAGCTATCTCTGTTGTAGCTCTTTTAGGTCAAGAATTTCAGCTGTCGGTAATTTCCTTCTCTGTGTAAACCTTGCaaattaagagagaaaaggcattagagtTGCAACATAAAGTTAAATAATGACCAAAAACATTATAAAAACAATAGCAAAACataatgcaaaatggacatatcagaCTCCCATACAACCATAGCTGTCGGGTCAGCTTGAAGGCCGGCAAACCTACACGCATAGGCTGAATACACGACATTGGGCTCCCAAGCCCATCTCACAATGTCCATCACGCCCAGCTCCAGGGTGACCACGCTCACTTGCTCCCATAGGTGCAGGTACTCCTCAATTTCTGCCGCATTTAAGTCTGGACCCGCGTCACTTGGCCATGCATCGTTTACCGCCTCCTCCGCCATTTTGGCAGCCCTAATTCGTGGCCGGACTCAATCATACAGTTTTGGGGTAATCTCTTGAGTCCTCATTCCACTAATTCATCGGTCCTCCCAGAAGAAAGTACCTCCCATCTTTGAGATCCACGAACACCGCGGCCTAACATATAGCACGAGACTCTAGCGGCACATTGAGATGGAACTCTACCCACAGTTAGAATCCATTGACATGGTTTATCCATAGCCATCTCGCACGAAGTGCAAAGTTGAGCCAGTGCAAATTGGGTATGGCTAATCCACCCGACCACTTTGGAGTACACACGGTGCTCCAAGCCACCGCACACTGTCCACCTCTCGCGTCTGCACTCCCAGCCCATGAGAATCCTTGCAGATTTTGATCATGCTGGTTATAACCTTTGATGGCACATCGAGGGTGATCATGGCATAGATGTGCATCGCACATAGCACCGGTAGGGCAAGAACCAAACACCCAGCCTTGTCCATGGAAGCGGCTCTCCATGATGGTAATTTTTTGGCAAACCCATCCACAATCTTTTGGAATTGCACCGCTGTTGGCTTCCTTAAGCAAAGTGGAAGGCCCAAATATCTGCATGGAAAATTCCCAACTGTGCATCCAAGTCCATCCCAAAGTAGATCCACCTGATTCAGAGAACATCTAATCGGCACAAGCACACACTTTTCCGGGTTAATCCTTAAACCGAAATCTTAAAGTCCTCAAGAATTGTCGCGCACATCCCAATGTCTTGATCCAAGGGCTTCAGGAAGATCATGACATCATCAAAAAATATCGACAAACGGTGGGAGAGTCCATGATTACTCAAGCCAGAAAGCATTCCATGCTCAGTCACAGACCGGAGCAGATAATGAAGGGCCTCAATCAAAATAAGTATTCCCTTTTTACGGAAAGCCTTCATGGCGCTCTTTATTGAAATTTAAACAAAGTTACATCATTTATTACATCTGAAACAATAAAGCTAGAAGGATTATCATTAAAAACACTAGAATTTGTAACTGCATGTCTAGCTAAATTGTGCACCACCAAATTTTCTTCCCGGTTGCAATGATGCAATGAAGTAGGTCCAATTCTTTGAGCTAATTGAAAACACTCTGCAAGTATCGTTGAGTAAGGACTGAAAACTGGAGCAATTCCATTGAAAGCCTGAACTAGCTCGAGGGAGTCCGATTCCATAATGACTGAAGTACATCCAACTCTTTCTACAAGCTTGATCCCTTCCTGTGGGGTCGTTGCTTCAGCCGTAGCCACATCTAGCAAGTGGTTTAGGGGTATACACGAGCCAACAATTGCTTCTCCCTGATCCTTATGAAAAACAGCTCCTGCACCTCATGTTCCATCACTGAAGAAAGAGGCGTCCACATTCAGTTTGTACATGTTCTTCGGTGGCTTGCTCCACAGTATTTCATTTGTGACAACTTTAGGACCTATAGCACCAAAATCACTTGCAAATGCATGTATTCTGCACGTTGATCGTGCCGGTGGTGCAACGTACGCATCCTTGACAAACTCCCTCTGTTGCCACCAAATATACCAGGATCCAACAACAATTAATTCTTTCAGCCCAACATGACCAAGTACATGAGACTTGTTGTTCAGTCACTGCCAGATCTCTTCCAACACAATTGATCCTTATCAATGTTTGTAGCTTCCTCAGTTATGTACAGAATGCCCAAGGCTCGCCATACCTGCTTTGCTTGATAGCAAGTAAACATCAGATGCTTGATGTCCTCTGCACCCTTTGTGCAAACCGGACATTGGCATCTAGTCGGGATATGCCTGTTTGCCAGTATATCCAACCCTGGGAGAATCCCATGCAAGGCCTTCCACGCGAATATTTTCACTTTGCTCGGAACCCTCAATTTCCACAGAATCTCCCATGCCGGATTCCGACCTGATGTCCCTTGTCCATCCACTCGCGTCAACCTGTGACGATGAGAATAGTACCAGTCAATATAATACGCAGATCGGATGGAGAAGGAATAAGATTTCCAAGCCACAAAATCTTCCTCTTGATGTTCGCTTAAGGGAATCCGCAAGATTCTGTCCACATCTACAGGGTAAAAAATATTCCGAATTAACCACTCATCCCATTTGCCAGTCGTTGGATCAATAAGCTCATTAACTGTTTTCAATATTATTTGTCCCTTGGGAGTCTGTATGTGCGATTTATACTTCCTGGAATCCAGTGATCCTCCCAGATGTTGATCATCTCCCCTGAACCCACTCTCCAAATGTGTCCTCCACAAAAGAAGTACATAGACCTGCCACTATGCTTTGCCAGGTAAAAGATGACCCCTTCTTCGGACCCGCTTTCAACAAGTGACAATTTGGGTAATATTTAGCTTTAAGAACTTTGGCGCACAGAGAATCTGGATTTGAAATGAGTCTCCATGATTGTTTCGCCAACATAGCTAGATTAAAGGAGTGCAGATCATGAAAGCCCATACCTTCATCCTTCTTTGGGATGCACATTCTCCACCATGCCATCCAATGCATACGTTTTTGGTCCTCTATATCTTCCCACCAGAATTCAGACATTGCATCAGTCATTTCTTTGCATAATTTCTTCGGTATGAAGACAGACATAGCAAAAAGCCAAAAACTGGAATGGATTGTATAACTGCCTTCAGTAAAATTTCCTTTCCTCCCATAGACAATTTTTTTCTTTCCAGCTCTTTAGCCGCACTATAATTCTCTCCAAGAGTTGAATAAAAATGTCACTCATGTCCACACCCACCATAGCCAGCAGTCCTAAATATTTATCTGATAGAGCTTCAGACATAATATTCAACTTTGTGCATATGTCGGCCTTAGTCTCCACACTCACATTAGGACTAAAGTAAATGCCGCATTTTGCTTCACTAACCACTTGGCCAGAACTTGCACAATATTGATCTAGAACCTGTTTCAATGAGGTTGCATTATTCATATCAGCTTTCATAAGGATAAGGGAGTCATCAGCAAAAAGTAAATGTGAAATTGATGGTCCATTTCTGCAAACCCTGACACCTTCAATGCCACAAACCTCCTCTCTATGAGCCAGAAGACTATAAAGCCCTTCTTCACAAATCAAAAACAAATATGGAGATAGGGGGCCTCCCTGTCGGAGTCCCCTTCTAagaataaaatatattttttcttGATTATTGAATCTGACCTTATATTTAACTGACTGGACACATGCCATCAACAGATTTACAAACTCTACATGAAAGCCCAAGCGTGTCATCATTCTGCTCAAAAAGTTCCATTCAACCCTATCACAGGCCTTGTGCATATCTAGTTTAACTGTGCAATAGCCCCACTTGcctttcttcttatttttttattGTATGAATGCTCTCATAAGCCAACAAAATGTTATCTGTAATGAGTCGACTCGGTACAAAGGCACTATGTATCGGAGGGATGATATCATCTAGAATAGATTTTAACCGGAGAGTTATTATTTTGGAGATTTCCTTATATAAAACATTACACAAGCTAATGTGCATGTACTGTGTAATGAGCTCCGGAGATTCCACTTTGGTATAAGAACAATTAGGTCTTGTTTGGTACTAGGGTTTTTGAGGGGATTGGTGGGGATAATCCCCATAGGGATTGGGTGAAACCCCAACCATCGGGCCTTCTTTGGTACTAGGGTTTTTGAGGAGATTGGTGGGGATAATCCCCATAGGGATTAGGTGAAACCCCAACCTTAGCCCAATCCCTTCAAATCTCCATTTATCCCCAATCCACCAGGTGGGGGTAGTGTATTGGGCATTGAGAAAAATGCACTAGAGTTTGGGGATTTGTGGGAAAATGTGGGGATGAAACATATCAAATACACTAGAACCAAATGGTGTTTTGGGATATATAGGGATTTAGGGGTTTGACCGGGATAATTCTCACCAATTCCCTAAAATACACTAGTACCGAACAAGGCCTCACCCAATCTCTTCAAATCCCCATTTACCCCAATCCACCAGGTAGAGATAGTGTATTCCATATCGAGAAAAATGCAATAGAATTTAGGGATTTGTGGGAAAATATAGGGATGGAATATATCACATACACTAAAACCAAATGAAGTTTTGGAATATGTGGGAATTTAGGGGTTTAATCGGGATAATCCTCACCAATTCCCTAAAATACACTAGTATCAGACAATGCCTTACCGTGTTATTCTTGATTGCTCATCAATCCAACATAAACTATGTCTAGCGGCGGAAATAAAAGATGCGCGTGCCGTGCCAAAGATGTTTCTCATTATTAATTACCCGAATACATAGTCGACAGATTGTATAAATATATTATGTGCATGTGCATATACATAGCCACCGATTGCATTCACATACGAGCATGCTTTCTCGAGCCATGTTGGTACATGAACATGGACATACACATATTCTTAGGAACAAACAAGAAAGATAAATGGAGAAGGAAAACCCAAAGCAATGTCAGAGTTGACAAAACCGCAATGGCACTTTATATGTGGCCCGTGGTGAGTGAGCTGTTTAGGCCTTGCCGGACTCCTCGCAGCCCGGTGGCTTGAAGGCGATGAAGCTGACGCACTGCACCTGGCGCATGTTGTCGAATCCGATGATGCGGACATACGCGTCAGGGTACTCCTTCTTGACCTCCTCCACCTCGTTGATCACCTGTGTGGCGTCGGTGCACCCGAACATAGGCAGCTTCCACATTGTCCAGTACCGGCCATCGTAGTACCCAGGGGATGCGTTGTGCTCACGGAAGATGAACCCAACCTTGCTGAACTCGAGGCAAGGCACCCATTTGGAGCGGATCAGGTAATCGACCTGCTTGAGGAGGGCCTCCGTGCTGAGCGGTGGCAGGTAGGACAGGGTCTCGAACTTCTTGATGCCCTCGATGGGCCACACCTGCAAATCAGATTGACAGTCATGTATACATTAACAGACTATAACTCTAGTTCTGCACATATCAGATGGAGTAGCCGGCTAAATTGTGTGCTGATTGACGTCGGGATTTGAAACTATTGTATGTAATTGACCATATGAAAGTTCACATATGATTGTTATTGTCTTCCGTGAGGTAGAAAATGAGTAGAAAACAGAGACGATGTAGTTTACCTGCATGCACCTGATCCTTCCACCGTTGCTGACGCTGCCGAGGCTAGCGCCGTTGGAGCGGCGGCTGACGGGGAGGCCGGCGGTGGACTTGAGCCCCTGGAAAGGAGCGACGGAGGTGGCCGACGAGGCCATCACGGTGGGGGCCATGGCTGTGCTATGTAGGTATATAGCTTGCTAGGAGGAGGCACTCTGGCTTGAGGACTGCTGCGTTGGGTCAGCAGCGGCTTATATAACCCTTGGGCCCTTGCTGAGCAACAACAAGATGTGGAAGGGGTGGCTGATGTTCCGCGGCGGCGATTAGCCCCCGCGCATCACCGGCCTCCTGATAAGGTCCGGATAAGCAACCACATGTCTGGGCGCCTTATCCTCTGTGCCATCCAATCAACGGCCCTGTGCCCTGCTGCGCTACCTGCTGGTCCTACTCCTTCCTGCCTACGGCTGGTCATAATGGACAGGAATTTAGAGGTAACATCACACACTCCAATGCAACTTTACTTATGCAACACATATTTAATAAAGAGAGAGGTGCTTGTGataactagctaagttaccggaacatcacacactccaagaaacaatgagtctataacctaataaatacaTTGTTGCATGACACTACATACATGTTCCtacccactatggaggtagtaatatagTCTAGGGAAGTGTGTAGGTTACTAGCTTATGTTCctgcccattgtgaccagcctacTTGCACTCGTGCCCATTCACATTATTCTCTAGGTTTGCTGTACCGTATGTATGGTGAGATAGTGAGATGTATCAACATTGCTACTCCTACTAACTAGAGGTAATTTTTCTTCGAGGGAAACTAGAGGCAGTTATATTGTGAAAGGGCATCCGCATTAGGTACACTACCAGAGTAATATACATGGCAAACATAGTTTCCTTCACCTGACACGGTTAGTATGGTGGTCTCAAGTCTCAATGCACAGGACAACCTTTCCCAGTTCTAACTTTCAATCCTATAATTTGGTTTGCTTGTTTGCTTCCTATCCGACCTATCAATCAAATAAACGTCTAGTTCCATGATACAAGACTTTCGCTCCAAGACAGTAGATTTCTTGGTTGGgtccctttttctttttcttggttgGGTCCCTTTGATACAGGCTCCCTTCCTACCGATGATCATACAACAAATGAACAGTAGATTTCTTGGTTGGGTCCCTTACTTTTTCTTGGTTGGGTCCCTTTGATACAGGCTCCCTTCCTACCGATGATGATCATACAACAAATGAACAGTAGATTTCTTGGTTGGATCCCTTACTTTTTCTTGGTTGGGTCCCTTTGATAAAGGCTCACTTCCCTACCGATGATCATACAACAAATGAACGTGCATGCTTCGTTTTTGTATGCATGGCCACTTCATATTTTTATGTCCAATTTTGGTCATTAATTTTATCAATAAACTATTCTATGCCCTAAAAGGTATGCCATTAGATGtacatttcaaaaaaaaatataGATGATATATTTTTTATGACATATAATCTATATTTTATTGACCAAAATTATAAGTGAAAATTTGACAAAAAGGATGATGTGACCTTGTAtaaagaaacagagggagtattttaATTTAATAAGTTGGTATTTATTCAAATCAAATCCTTGAAGTCTGTTAAAAGCCAATTTAGTCTTTTGTTAACTAACTGAACAAACGAGAATTCCTAACCAGAATTCCTAACCACTACTAAAATGAACTgcaaaaatgtcttatattaCAGAGGTAGTACTTTTTAGATAACTTCTTGAACATTTCGAAGATCTGGATGTTACAAAAGGCCACATCGAAACAGAGCCGACTACTGCTGGCTAGGGTCTAACGATGGATTGGGAAATTATACACGCGAAGTAAACATGTTGTATGCTACTAGTTCTACCAAAAGCACCAATCGGTACAGATAAACTAAGAAAATTATCCACAATCGGTTCACGACCAGGAATAGAGTTTTCCTTACCATAAACTCGAAGTTACAAACCTTAACCTGCTCTCTACAGTAACTAAAAGGAACACTTTCAAGCAACAAGCATGTAAAAACAGTTTCCAACAGGAAACTCGAGGTTAACTGCTTCTTTATTGAGCACATCCTTGGCTAGTAAGTAGATCAGGCAAACAGGGCCACGCCAGGATACAACTATCAGAGAATCTGCGACCGTAGCTGAGACCCCATGGTCTTGTGATGTCCGCTTACACATTTAGAGCAAATAGGAAAAACCAGGTAACAAAAGATGGGTGGAGACACGCCTTATCATCCTGTACAAGCATACGCTTACTTCTGCTCGCTGTAACGCATGATGCCATACACATCAACGATACCAGGAGGGAACACCGGATCCGTCGCTGCTCTTACAGCAACCTTCGCTACCGAGGTAGCACTCACTGGAGGAGTTAGCATCGGGCCGACAAGTGGCAATCTGGTTAGTGGTTTTGCATTTTGGAGCACCTGCGGATGTAGAGGGACCTCAGATTAGGGCTATACCACCTCGGCAAGAAATAATAATGCAGTACAATTACAGAAATGAATCGTTCAAGGAGTATAACTTACATCACAAACAATACCAACATTAACAGTAATTGCAAGCTGAATATGGCATTTGCACAGGAGATGAGTTACGATCTTTGGATACTGGGTTACTACAGGCAAGTTTTATCTTTGGCATTGCACCTGATTGGCATCTATTGAAACATAAAAGATTGCTCTCGGCCATTGTAACCGTTAACAATATAGCTGTGAACTAATGCAACCAATACCCGGTTTGGGTACTGAATTTATATGAAACATATACCAAAAAGACACCCTGCGAAAATCAGACTTGGTTTGAAAGAAAAAAACTGATGATACATGCATCATCATTATCCATCAACCTCATGCCTATGGAACTCGGTGCAGTCATAAAGACTCATAAAGCAAATCTGAAGGACTGGACTCACTAAGGGAAGGCAGCGCCAGTACTAGCAGGTGAGTTAGATGTGTGATACACTTTTCATGGAATTTTTTTGTTGTTAATAAACTGGAAGCATACATTTGATCTAACCCAAGTAGTTCAATCCGAAGCCTTCACATTCAGTCTAATCTTGGTAAATAAAATCATATTACATTGACATGCTGAAGCTCACCATATCCCTAGCACTGTCCATTCTATTCACAATCCCTACTAGGCCAGGGCATCTACAGATAGTTAGGATAACTTATAGCAATTCTAACACCTAGCACTATGAATTCCTGTAAGACAAGATTTGATGCTAGACACACACAAAATGATGCTCACATTTAGTCTAAACTCCTTTAGTTGCCCTTGCTTATTAGTTCAACTCAAATAACCTTCAAAGTCCACTCAACCACAGTTGCTCATCATATATGGTACATGATAAGTGCTTGGGATCGGAAGGGTCGAACTACAATGTATTAACGGTTATGAGGAGCTGGGCACTAGCACACCATGGGAAGTTTCCTCTTGTGCGTGTTCGAGAAAGTATGCCCATGAGAAGAGAGAAACTTTACCATTTGCATAGGTGAACCCACAAGTCCAAGGGGTATGTTCACACTACCCACTCGACGAGTTCCATGAATAAAACCAGGCCGCAATATCACTCCTACAAATAACAAAATAATTGTTTGCACCATCAAGAAAGATTCCAGTAGAGAAGGAGCATCAGAAATACAAATCAATAAAATAATACTTCGAAGGGATCTCAAAAACCATTTTGATCCAAGAGGGATTCATGAGTTAAGTTACACCAATTTAGTGACTTCAATATATAGGATTTACTTCAGTTTGGTACTTTGATCACATCAAGGTTGTCCTCTCTGCGCATAgttttacaattaataattcatGGAGTAGATATGACCTTTACTGGTCAAGGCCTGcttttacaattaataattcatGGAACATATGTAACTTTTACTGTCTTGCTTTTTAAAGCAATTATTCTGGCTTCTGAATATAACTATTTGCACCAGGTTGGAACTTACCTCCATAGGTAAACTTCGACAGCAGTTCAGCTTCAGCAGCTCTCTTTAGTAAACAAAACAA
Protein-coding sequences here:
- the LOC125508947 gene encoding ribulose bisphosphate carboxylase small subunit, chloroplastic 3, encoding MAPTVMASSATSVAPFQGLKSTAGLPVSRRSNGASLGSVSNGGRIRCMQVWPIEGIKKFETLSYLPPLSTEALLKQVDYLIRSKWVPCLEFSKVGFIFREHNASPGYYDGRYWTMWKLPMFGCTDATQVINEVEEVKKEYPDAYVRIIGFDNMRQVQCVSFIAFKPPGCEESGKA